Proteins encoded by one window of Candidatus Bathyanammoxibius amoris:
- a CDS encoding heme transporter CcmC yields the protein NCHPGDPMDKRGMFGDGQTHDEGTGRIGKHGFRSTPGAVFNKKALDAGVDPYGEEYNVPIIGLDLVKEFDTPTLRDIYASAPYFHDGSATDLMSSIDNSITEVDKHGVTSQLSQNELQDLVEFMKAL from the coding sequence GAACTGTCACCCCGGCGACCCGATGGACAAGAGGGGTATGTTCGGAGATGGTCAGACCCACGACGAGGGTACCGGCAGGATAGGCAAACATGGTTTCAGGTCTACCCCCGGGGCCGTGTTCAACAAGAAGGCCCTTGACGCCGGTGTGGACCCGTATGGTGAGGAGTATAACGTACCGATCATAGGTCTGGACCTTGTGAAGGAGTTTGACACTCCTACGCTGAGGGATATCTACGCCTCGGCGCCGTATTTCCATGACGGCAGCGCGACGGACCTGATGAGCTCCATAGATAACTCCATTACAGAAGTTGACAAGCATGGTGTTACCTCACAGCTGAGCCAGAACGAACTCCAGGACCTTGTAGAGTTCATGAAGGCACTGTAA